The window ATGTAGAGCCACTTCCTCAGGCACAGGGCGTGGAAGTAGTGGTGGCAGGGCGTGATGCGGGCCGAGGTGGCGAACTCCTGGTAACAGATGGCGCACACGTCCTCGATGTCCCTCAGCTGGTCCCCGCGCATCTCTGGCAGCGAGTTGATCTTCTTGACGGCCGTGCGGCGGTTGATGAAGGTCTTCCAGCCGTTCTTGGCCTGCAGGTAGATGTTGAAGTAAGCGTGCAGGCACATCATGCAGGCGCGGATCTTGCTGCCCGACTCGAACATCATGGTGTAGGCACCGTTTCCGAACATGATGACCCCGAACAGGAACTCGATGATGTTGCCTGTGGAGCGCACGTAGTAGACGTAGTCATCCAGCTTCTCCCAGAGGACGTTGGAGAAGCCGTCTGCCATGAAGAGGCCGTAGACGGTCAGTGACACCACCACctggaaggagggagggaaaggagTTAGATATGAACACTGTATGGAGGACTAGGGTTGTGAATCATCCATCAGTCATCGACCACTGAACCAACATCGTGATtcaaatttgtttaaaaaactcTCCGTCCTCACTTTGAGGCAGAGCTCCACGCAGAAGGCTGTGACAGCAAAGAGCCAGGTGTTGAGGGCGTAGTGATGCCAGAGGGCGTAGCTGAGCACCACGGGGAGCACGAAGAGCGCCAGGGACACCAGCAGGACCGGCAAATGGCGGCGAACAGAGGAGACATGGGAGGCGCTTAGAGACATCAGAACAGGGTCTGTCATGCCGTGGATGAAGTGCAGGATGGCCGTCAGCAGAAGGCACATGTTCCGACTCAGGCGGACCTATTTCAGAAGGTTCAAAAAGCTGTTGTTAATGTTGGTCTGGGGAACAAAGTGACAACAATCGAGGACAGCAGAAATCAACAAAGAATCTATACTGAAGGTGAAGTTTCAGAAAGACGCTAAACATCCAGAATCAAGTCAGAAGCTTTCAGTGTCAGTTGTGTCCATGATCCCTCTCTACATCCACTAATTACACCCGACTCAGTAATCAATGTGTCAAtcagctgtggagctgcagtgaCGTACCAGGCGTTCCTCGGGGTCCAGGCTGCTGAGGCCGGTCTGCAGAGCCAGGATGAAGAACAGAACAGGAGCCACGAAGCCCAAAcgcttgtcctcctcctccgttGAACCTGAAGAGTCAAAACGCTGAACTTCAGGAGCTTTCTTACAGCCAGtatgattttaaatgttaatagtACAACACACTCAGTCGTACCTATGAAGGCCAGGATGCTGAGGCCGAGGTAGTGAGCGACAGAGGAGATGACGGCACTCATCCCCAGAACAGTGAGCGTGGAGTCACAGCCGGAGATGATGAGGTTACTGGTGAGGTCCCAGAACACGTCCCAGCTCAGCAGGTAACCCTGAGAACAGCAAGTCATgcagttacacacacagtcaccagAACTTATAACTCCTACACTCAGACTGTTTGGGTCTAAAATACCACTGCTGCAAGTCTTTAGCATAAGACTGCATGGTTCGGATCTTACCTGTGAGTCAGAGCTCCCATCTGCAGCACCACCTGTGGCGTCACCGCTCTCCCTCCTCACCGCCCGCACCACGTAGACCAGGATCAGGGCCTGGGCTGTGACCCGGGTCAGCCAGAACACCCGCAGCACATCAGGGAACCTGATCCTCTTCCACGTGTCCTCTAACAGCAGCTGAAGACCGTAGATCCTGTACATGTGCCGTACGAGTAGGTAGACGTACCGACACGAGTAGTAAAACCATTTGAGCCTCATGGCCAGGCACACGGCCGTGTTGAGAGCCAGCGCCAGGCCCGAGAACACCGCCACCAGCTGCCTGACGTCTGCCGGCAGCTCAATCATCAGCCCCCACAGAGGGATCATGATGTCCAGGACCACCAGAGCAGCGAACACCGACTGGAGGTTGAGCAAGAAGACGTAGCCCACGCCAAAAACAAGCTGGACTGCGGCCATACCCAGCCACAGCGTTGGCCCGTTTCTGGGCAGCAACCTGAACCCAAGTGCTGCTTTGTAGTAGGCGCTGTAAAAGTCTATGTGGGAGGTGGCGTAGTAGTTGAAGAGGACCGCCGCCATGCCGAGGAGAACGGCAAAGAAGAGGGTGTAGAACTTGAACAAGGCTTTCTGggagagcagcagcaccacGCTGGAGATGAGGACACCTGAGACGCAACAGAGACATAGTCAGCAGAGAACAACATTCGAGGTAAATTATCTCAAAAAAGAtttggtttctttcctcctctaggacagtaaactgaaaatctttgggttgaggacaaaacaagacatctgaagacGTCATCTTGAGTCCGACTGATATTTTGGGGAGTGAAAAATTCTGATATATTGGCTTTTTTCCATGacttctcttttt is drawn from Pagrus major chromosome 3, Pma_NU_1.0 and contains these coding sequences:
- the rnf139 gene encoding E3 ubiquitin-protein ligase RNF139 isoform X2 produces the protein MAAVLFNYYATSHIDFYSAYYKAALGFRLLPRNGPTLWLGMAAVQLVFGVGYVFLLNLQSVFAALVVLDIMIPLWGLMIELPADVRQLVAVFSGLALALNTAVCLAMRLKWFYYSCRYVYLLVRHMYRIYGLQLLLEDTWKRIRFPDVLRVFWLTRVTAQALILVYVVRAVRRESGDATGGAADGSSDSQGYLLSWDVFWDLTSNLIISGCDSTLTVLGMSAVISSVAHYLGLSILAFIGSTEEEDKRLGFVAPVLFFILALQTGLSSLDPEERLVRLSRNMCLLLTAILHFIHGMTDPVLMSLSASHVSSVRRHLPVLLVSLALFVLPVVLSYALWHHYALNTWLFAVTAFCVELCLKVVVSLTVYGLFMADGFSNVLWEKLDDYVYYVRSTGNIIEFLFGVIMFGNGAYTMMFESGSKIRACMMCLHAYFNIYLQAKNGWKTFINRRTAVKKINSLPEMRGDQLRDIEDVCAICYQEFATSARITPCHHYFHALCLRKWLYIQDTCPMCHQRVYVEEESRDRAAFSNNNGGYAAPQDAAAAAPPAPGEEQHGQPVDELPADGAAAGVQAAGGAGELDNELLEDNDSIEYDEDEWGTQNGNTPIEEDYINDDTDSTED
- the rnf139 gene encoding E3 ubiquitin-protein ligase RNF139 isoform X1; translated protein: MASTQARIGQQALAVLDVALRVPCIFIIDAIFNSYYDPGSGWAGAMGKVLVRVTGVLISSVVLLLSQKALFKFYTLFFAVLLGMAAVLFNYYATSHIDFYSAYYKAALGFRLLPRNGPTLWLGMAAVQLVFGVGYVFLLNLQSVFAALVVLDIMIPLWGLMIELPADVRQLVAVFSGLALALNTAVCLAMRLKWFYYSCRYVYLLVRHMYRIYGLQLLLEDTWKRIRFPDVLRVFWLTRVTAQALILVYVVRAVRRESGDATGGAADGSSDSQGYLLSWDVFWDLTSNLIISGCDSTLTVLGMSAVISSVAHYLGLSILAFIGSTEEEDKRLGFVAPVLFFILALQTGLSSLDPEERLVRLSRNMCLLLTAILHFIHGMTDPVLMSLSASHVSSVRRHLPVLLVSLALFVLPVVLSYALWHHYALNTWLFAVTAFCVELCLKVVVSLTVYGLFMADGFSNVLWEKLDDYVYYVRSTGNIIEFLFGVIMFGNGAYTMMFESGSKIRACMMCLHAYFNIYLQAKNGWKTFINRRTAVKKINSLPEMRGDQLRDIEDVCAICYQEFATSARITPCHHYFHALCLRKWLYIQDTCPMCHQRVYVEEESRDRAAFSNNNGGYAAPQDAAAAAPPAPGEEQHGQPVDELPADGAAAGVQAAGGAGELDNELLEDNDSIEYDEDEWGTQNGNTPIEEDYINDDTDSTED